TCTAAGCTTTCTGATTTTCAGCAGTGGCTCCGCGCAGAGCTCTGGAATCACATGTTGGCATTCGCTTCAGAGATGAAGCTTATCGACAAGATGTTTCCTTGCAATGATTAagcttaatttttaacaatcaataagcaaaaacaacaaattttaaagcatttaaattattaattataCAGACGACGTCGCTGCTATTGGCTCAGGAGTGGCTTCCTTTGAAGCATcttgatccttcggagctccAGGAACCTCCACAGGTTCTTCCTGAGCAGCAGAATCCTGCTCCTTCCATCCTTTTCAGCCATCCTGAGCAACAGTAACTGCATCCCAATTTCCATCTTTTTCAGCTTCAGTAGCCATGGACAAATTGGTAGGAGGCGAATAGAAGGTGATgagtctgaaatttgaaaaatagatatTGGAAACCACGATCCGTCAAACAATATTCGACAACCATCTACATGAAGTCACCATGGAAGAGGAGAATCGAGGAGAAGATGAGACAGCTCCAAATGAAATGCAAGAACAAAAAGCTAAGGGGAGAGTGTATACCCAAGagacggaaaattcaaaatttggaaagcgGTAAGACTTTTCTTGTAATATATATtaataattctgaaatattcataGACAACGTTTTAATACTTGAACTGTATATTTAGAACACTAGCTTTTAGAAATGTAACGAAATTGACAACTTTCCACGGGCAAATGCATATCCGCTATATGAGTAacacttattttttctttatcacACTCCGGTTACAATCGCGGCAAGAGTTTATAGGACGTAGTTAAAATGCTGTGTTGTTCGCTTAACTAGTTTTAATAGTTATTTTACTTGATGCACGTTAGCttgataataatttaaaaattcagtattAGAATGCTAATATTATGTATTATTAACACTTATAGAGAGGAACAGTGATATCATCTCATACAAGAAAATGATTGTTGAACTATCAATTGGGCAGAAGGCAGAAGACTGCGGAAGTAGAAAAATATGGGATATTTGCTGAAAAGAACATTTATGAACTTGTCTTCTCCGTGTTTAAGCGATTTGCAGGTTATTTAGCCAAGTGAACATAACGACTATAAGACAGAGCAAAACGAGTTAGCACAAGgtagaaattattttgaatgagACTTCTAAGAATTAAATTGCACGACTGAATAATAAGTTACAAccttttaaatcaattttttgtaatattgaatatgattcttaatttttatgtaaaaagcGGTACTGTTGTGCTTATTAGTAGTAGTACGGTacctcaaaaaaagttttgtgttctggaaaaattattgaggCAAAGATCtagtaaaatatgaaaattgtagttttttgaagtgaaaactttcaagaacATACCCAGAAATACTATCATACGAAACCCCATTTCCTATACCAGTATCACACTCGGCCTTGATTATAACACTAAAGAAGAAACATAAAATAATACGTGAGATTACTAGCTGAACATTTCGttggtaattttaaaaagaactTAAAACGGAACTACCAAACTTTACAATGGTCGGAATTTGCAGTGATACCCCAAAGATACATTTTATCCGGTCGAGGCATGGCACTGTAATCTAGCGTCATGgtgtgaacattttttttccgtaaTTCTGATGCTCAGTTTACGGatttcaaaatgaccgaatatcataataaaacctAGCCAAATTAcaatgacattttttttggcagtcAAAGTTCTCAGGTTTTGCCATTTATAAATTTAggaataattttggaagtcgaccaaacaaaaaagtttcctacattttttatacataattttgtttcaattatttgtatCAAAACACTGTAGTATTTATACAAaatcccactggcgctactccaccttcaagtGATATAgaaatatatatgtatatggTGTCGTGAAAATCTAAATCCCGAACGCTTCAATCAGCTGAAAAAACACTTTTCATTTGttcatatttcattttctgcaaaaaaaatcatttgttcTTTAAAAGCACTAGATCATACTTCAATGATGAAAGCCTTTTAATCAAGATGTGAACTGACCTTTTTACGTGGCCATAACAACATCTGTCCTATGAtaagaattggaaattttgcacGAAGGTACAATCAGATGATCAAAGAATTGAGATCACTACACAAACCAGTTGAGAATTCTTCCAGATCTATGACCTAATCGGGcgatttttcaatatcaaatCAGAAATAACAAACAGATATGGAGGAGTGTGAGAAGGAGAGAAAGATAGAGAGATGATACAAAACATATCATTTTCGATTGATAATGAATTTGTCTGGATATCTATTGAACATATTGTTCATGGTACAGTATGCCTGCTACAAATCACGAGAAGGCGGAGTTAAAGAATGTTGCatttggaatatttgaaaattaaaagaatgAATCGTAGTTTGTGTTCATTTGAAGAATGGTGACGTCGACGACGGAAATGATCTATACCGCCCATCAAATCATTTCAAATAGTTCATAAGtcaaatcaagaaattttcaattaggtGATTGTTGACTTGATTCATTTCTTTTCTTGTATCTACTTAGAATCAATGTTCTCGGTTTTAGATATGTCGATTCTGATTCCAGTGGCTCTTGCATTGCtgtttgtttatttattatcTTTCTATGATACAATACGTTTAATGCGAAAGTTCTGGATTTATGGAGGAAAGGTAAACCTTTTTTAATAACACAAATGTGGCACACTTGTAAAGACCACCCGCAATGATAGGACATGACATATTTACAAAAttctaagtttttttctggatcGTTATCCATCGAGAGCCTCGATTAGTAAACTATTGTTAAAATGTTGATGTCGCCGCGTCGTAATTCGCGATTTGCAAAATAAATCTAAATTATTCAGACTAATAGGCATTTTACAAAACGGCGCTGTGTACACCCATATTTCCGTGCGACATTACGTATTAATACTCATTTTTCCGCAGACATTATATTCGAAAACACATTTTGAGATAGTAGATCAGACACATCAAACGCTATTCGTTATTAGTTAACAGTTTTTTATCAGATACTTTTtcggagagagagagaaagaattATGTCACATTTGTTTGAATGAAACAAGTATTTAAAAGTGAACTGGCAATAATGggaatttttcggattttgaatttctgtaaattactttctaagtttgagaaaaattcggCTGAAcgaactttaatttttttttaattctagaaaaattactCATCAATCGAATTGTTTCGGAGTTTACATCGCCACTGATACTAATTCCCGAACCAAATTTTCGGCTtcagcacgtggtgtcaggctgtcccatcggGGCTTGATCTACAACAAATGCGATAATTTTTCCCACAGAAAAGTGTGACCTCAGTTttatatcgaattttttcacttaactGTTATTGGCGAGTTTTTATTCCAATATGGAGAATCTGTCCTTTTTGTGGGCATAGTTTAGTTTAGACATTATATCCAAGGTTTCTTAAGTTAGGTATTCAATCAAGAATTATGGCTAAATTTTCCCAATCCTGCAAGTATAACACAAATCAGAAAGATTAAGACACAATAAACACCGCTAATTGTTCGTGGAATAGAATAATAAAACATGTGACATACCGTAACCCATTTATAAACAGAATTTCAGATGCCCGGCCCACCTGCCCATCCAATATTCGGAAATGCTTCACTGTTTAAGAATAAGACAACCAAaggtaaataaatttttatcagcTCCACGAAATGAGCACAATAATCCCGTCGATAGCTCAGAGCGGAGGACTGTAGAGTCAGTGGGTATCCTCCTTACAATTAGGTCTCTGGTAACCCGGCTTGACGGAATTGTTttggttttcagattttgtagAACTCTTCGTACAACTTGCACACGAGGCAAGATCAAAAGGAGCAAACTTGATGAGAACCCAAGTAATGAATAGGATCTATGTATGGCCGTTGAACGGAAAAACTGCAGCGGTAACTGgatatggaaaattaaatattttattgagaaacaatttcagacaattctaGAATCATCAACAGAAGTGAACAAAGGTGATGACTATGCATTCCTGGTACCATGGCTCGGTGGTGGATTATTGATGGAAAAAggcgaaaaatggaaaagtcaTCGAAGAATCTTAACTCCAGCTTTCCATTTTGCAAAGCTAGAGGGATATTTAGATGTTTTCAATAGTGAATCAAAGGTTCaacattttgtttaaatttcatttgaattaaaaGACTTTCTAGATTCTTATTGACTGTCTGGAGAAAATAGCAGAAACTCAAGAGACTGTGGATTtattcccattttttaaaagatgtaCATTGGATATTATCTGTGGAACTGCAATGGGAATCAAATTAGATGCACAAAATGTTCATAATCTCGGATATGTGCAAGCTGTGGAGGGTTTCAATAAACTCACAGtaagtgaaactttttttaaacttaaaacattgaaattaaatactGACTTTGTAGGTGGAATATTCGTTGAATCCATTTTTATGGAATCGATTTGTTTATTGGGCTCTTGGCTATCAAAAAATGCACGACGATTTTCTGTACACTCTGAAAAAGTTCACAAATGATGCAATAGTTGAAAGAAGAACTGTAATTGCTTCaggagaaattgaaaaagaaacatcaaaacgaaaaatgaattttcttgaCATTTTATTGAACAGTGAAGAATCAAATGAACTGACATCTGATGAAATAAGAAAAGAAGTGGATACATTTATGTTTGCTGGGCATGATACAACTTCAACATCTCTTTCATGGCTTTGTTGGAATATTGCACATAATCCAGAAGTTCAAGAAAATGTTTACAAAGAGATTATTAGCATTTTTGGAGAAGATCCAAATCAAGATgtaacttctgaaaatatcaaccGATTGGAGTATACGGAACGAGTTTTGAAAGAATCAAAAAGAATGTTTCCACCAGTTCCAggatttcaaagaaaattaacaaagGACATAGTTATTGGTTAGTTTCAACAAAacgtatttcaaaaaaaaaacctctcaGTCAGCAAAAGTTATAATAACCCCTCTAATAAACTTTTAGCTTTATTTCTAATCGAATGACTACAAAGTGTTGTAGAAACAGAAACaatagtattttttcaacaatttcaacattacatttttaaacaaattaacattacatttttaaaatttgtatatCCTGGTTTTGTCCCTAACAGgacgaaaaagttgaaaaacaaacTGTTTTGATAATCGATAAAACCATGTACTATTAGAGACACTATGATGTTTTTCAAGTTCTCAGGTGTAAATAAGAATCTTACAACCGAAAGGGAGAGCTCATAACCCCAAGCACATCtaaacaattatatttttcagatggaatAACAATACCCTCAGAGGGTAACATCACTATCTCCCCAACAGTTCTTCACTGCAATCCGTTTGTATAccaaaatcctgaaaaatttgatccaGATCGGTTTCTTCCTGAAGAGTGCGCAAAACGACATTCCTACGATTATATACCATTCTCCGCTGGACTTCGAAACTGTATTggacaaaaattttcgattcttAATGAGAAAGTCATGTTGATACATATTCTAAGAAACTTTAAACTTGAACCAAAACTCGAGTTTTATGAGACGAAACCTTTATTTGAGGTGAGTGAATGTAATGCTTCAAATAATAATGTTAACGTCATTTAGGTAGTTGCAAAACCATCACATGGTATTCCGGTTAAATTGATAAAAAGATACTGAAGatcaaaaaatggagaaaacgATGGCTAAGATGGACGGGTTGTGTTGTGGTCATCTAACTTGCAAACATTTTGTATTCAAACTTgtagatattttaattttatttataagTATATGAATGATTGTTGATTCATGATTAGAATGTGTTTCCATCATAAAtaataactatttttcaaagtatgtAGACGATTCTTGATACCACTCAATTACAATCACTACAAACcaattaaagtaaaaaatatgttcagaTACCTGTTGATAACAATTGAAACGGACTGTTGGAGTAGTACTATTTGTGacataatttttgtattttgcagtttgaattggaatattttgcaaaatgtttaaaatattataaatgGAGCAAACTGCAGCTGGTCTCAAAAGATGGAATTGCAAGATTTGAtctcttgaaaataaaaaaaagtgaatagtTTTTATGGATAAATTGAgctaaaaactcaaattttctcattttattaattaatcaGA
This is a stretch of genomic DNA from Caenorhabditis elegans chromosome V. It encodes these proteins:
- the cyp-29A4 gene encoding Cytochrome P450 (Confirmed by transcript evidence), producing the protein MSILIPVALALLFVYLLSFYDTIRLMRKFWIYGGKMPGPPAHPIFGNASLFKNKTTKDFVELFVQLAHEARSKGANLMRTQVMNRIYVWPLNGKTAATILESSTEVNKGDDYAFLVPWLGGGLLMEKGEKWKSHRRILTPAFHFAKLEGYLDVFNSESKILIDCLEKIAETQETVDLFPFFKRCTLDIICGTAMGIKLDAQNVHNLGYVQAVEGFNKLTVEYSLNPFLWNRFVYWALGYQKMHDDFLYTLKKFTNDAIVERRTVIASGEIEKETSKRKMNFLDILLNSEESNELTSDEIRKEVDTFMFAGHDTTSTSLSWLCWNIAHNPEVQENVYKEIISIFGEDPNQDVTSENINRLEYTERVLKESKRMFPPVPGFQRKLTKDIVIDGITIPSEGNITISPTVLHCNPFVYQNPEKFDPDRFLPEECAKRHSYDYIPFSAGLRNCIGQKFSILNEKVMLIHILRNFKLEPKLEFYETKPLFEVVAKPSHGIPVKLIKRY